AAGGCAATATTTTCAGCTCCTTAACGTGTCTTTACTTTTTCTTATCAGAACGCCCCTTAAGGCCAAAACCTAAGTCAATTATACCTAATATCCCTATAATATAAAGGAAAAGAGGGATAAGTATGGTAAAAACAGAAATGAGGATTGGAAATGACTTCTGAGAACCTCTTTTATAAAAGAAGTAAAATATAAAGGTTAATCCCTGAAAGACCATAAACATTTGCAATATATATGTAAGGTTTTGAAGTGCATTATACAAGTATGTCCCTGTTTCCGGATGAAATAACAAATTTCCTAGCATCGCGAGTAAATAATACCATAAAAGGCTTCTTGGCAATGAGATTTCTCTCATCGGTTTCCAATTTTCAACTTTGATACCAAATCTTTTGAGGATCGGTAAGGACAACAATTGAATAAAAAAGACAACGATAAACGATGATATAACAAACAAACTTGGGACAAGGGTTTTAATTTGATCTATACCCTTTTCAAATTGATCTAATACCTTTTTACTTTCTTGTTGTTGCCCCATATTCGTAAACATCTTGGATGACATATCGAGCGAATCATGAA
The Neobacillus sp. PS3-40 genome window above contains:
- a CDS encoding YybS family protein translates to MKNVRKLTEGAILIAAFTVLLLLTIYVPVIGVVVNLFLPLPFILFAAKNELKSIIVFVIVSLLISFITGTIFALPLTLAYGLTGAVMGYLLQKNKNRTTILISGSLVFLVNLVIQYIVTSAFFHFNIIDEMLKTIHDSLDMSSKMFTNMGQQQESKKVLDQFEKGIDQIKTLVPSLFVISSFIVVFFIQLLSLPILKRFGIKVENWKPMREISLPRSLLWYYLLAMLGNLLFHPETGTYLYNALQNLTYILQMFMVFQGLTFIFYFFYKRGSQKSFPILISVFTILIPLFLYIIGILGIIDLGFGLKGRSDKKK